In one Rhopalosiphum padi isolate XX-2018 chromosome 3, ASM2088224v1, whole genome shotgun sequence genomic region, the following are encoded:
- the LOC132924075 gene encoding WD repeat-containing protein 7 isoform X4: MAGGTSLVVPIVLWGKTPLTHCISCVYLSPDQRTLVTGCYDGQICLWAVSPETLKMTPRCLLVGHTAPVLCLAHASIIADNAFFVSSSENGEMSTWDIVDGKCREVTKSIYIHTNIQAYRMVGTEDVRLFCNGYYAEVIIMNPFTLEIIFSLSSRVNPDWISALYVLKPHTCKDDVVLGLTTTGTVKVWTLEPRDYGPTDVSVFENESKQIRCLNALTMACCSQHQRTVLIVCSKCWQIYDAGDFSALCTVYAPRGERWLGGEFLAPDRVLIWTDDGKGYLYKLPANSIVENKNFHKQAEDGDIPYLYSLLSVTSNVHLYCSPAIRFYESLQHGKILIRGDSEGAVNIWKIPELSPAQLSVIKENDSHKKLIGLSPFMCTSLSKAWESMKPNPVGILNQLDCENVPNIKLTASIYLAGQSRLVIGRQDGSIVIIPATQTVMLQLLHGNHQHYKDWPPHQILLGHNGRVNCLLYPHHMHPRYDKSHLLSGGVDFAICLWDLYAGTLLHRFCVHAGEITQLLVPPNTCANPRILKCICSVASDHSVTLLSLSERKCVVLASRHLFPVVTIKWRPLDDFMIVGCSDATVYVWQMETGHLDRVLHGISGEQVLYACDENTTISSSVDSGLANPAVHFFRGLRHRNISAIKHATQRGIHQLQQLHHSAHSDGTDHSKTRAYPLMVQGLRTNPNDPECHILCFDIEALVVQLLSEEYGLMSPKTMEAQGLINATEFQKITALTQSVSSDAHKKIADFFGKVKDKADNMERILKEKDKHGILPKRKDGSETILTKLQSVIDGFDSKSNDKGLNLSGVVCRKVCGANLTMEIAQLLMSLLYAWGLDFEIDKICETKLGLLRPMIPVSFGVISKGGFMSLLLPTWQSSIDLEDNYVKSSNGPLMDLPPEMVRLELLTRLFTARTHWEVSTTVTSQHLLAIVAIANTLISMSAPCFLENTFSRQQSVKSRLEEGNGEQSTSQVAFIKQGWAQLKTLHCKSLPEKVVNHGSKSYKRIQIEMLAHRWQHHCLEVRTAAQELLLAELERIGPKGRKTLVEFWVQYLPENVESSANIQDDDDDDEEEDLCLRKPSSVSELRRKQMTAVILMGVIGAEFGQEVNASDNVSTSSRSQSGISIRRKSSIVEGFGIGNNNLSRLTSLALTQLLLTPSSTKLPAHMALRRAAVDLIGRGFAVWEPYFDVSKVLLGILELCCDNDKLVPSMSYGLPLTPSADSYRTARHALISIANVRPAVFITTIAREVARYNSMQQNTQAMNMAISNSVLHRAKPEILSIVEHLIEKMHVEMTDLLVEVMDIILHCVDPTQLKTRPLSEISPAISRFSQVTHCSTSRRIAVGTKNGSIALYELRSSKCQTINAHTAAICACAFSPDGKFLVSYSAAENKLSFWQTSTGMFGLGNSQTKCTKSYSTQKKDSTRASQLRQIKLHWASNRSVRFFSDGLETTFVI, encoded by the exons ATGGCCGGAGGAACTAGCTTAGTAGTTCCAATAGTTTTATGGGGTAAAACACCATTAACACATTGTATTTCATGTGTTTACTTATCCCCAGATCAGCGAACACTAGTAACTGGATGTTATGATGGGCAAATATGTCTTTGGGCAGTATCCCCAGAAACTTTAAAG atgactCCAAGATGTTTACTAGTTGGTCATACAGCTCCAGTTTTATGCCTAGCACATGCTAGTATTATTGCTGATAATGCATTCTTTGTTAGTTCATCTGAAAATgg TGAAATGAGTACTTGGGATATAGTTGATGGAAAATGTAGAGAAGTTactaaatcaatttatattcatacaaaCATTCAG GCATACCGTATGGTTGGAACAGAAGATGTACGTTTATTCTGCAATGGTTATTATGCTGAGGTCATTATAATGAACCCATTtacattagaaattattttctcTTTATCATCACGTGTCAATCCAGACTGGATAAGTGCTTTATATGTATTGAAACCTCACACGTGTAAag atgATGTGGTTTTGGGATTAACTACAACGGGAACAGTAAAAGTGTGGACTTTAGAGCCAAGAGATTATGGACCTACAGATGTTTCAGTATTTGAAAATGAGAGTAAACAAATTAGATGTCTTAATGCTTTGACTATGGCTTGCTGTTCTCAACATCAAAGAACTGTGTTAATTGTCTGTTCAAAGTGTTGGcag atatatgatGCTGGTGATTTCTCAGCTTTATGTACAGTCTATGCACCTCGAGGAGAACGTTGGTTGGGTGGAGAATTTTTAGCACCTGATCGTGTTCTGATTTGGACAGATGATGGGAAAGGCTATCTATACAAACTGCCcgcaaa tagtatcgttgaaaataaaaattttcataagCAAGCTGAGGATGGTGATATTCCCTATTTGTACAGTTTATTATCTGTAACTTCAAatgtg cACTTATATTGTTCCCCGGCTATTCGTTTTTATGAATCTTTACAACAtggaaaaatattgattagaggTGATTCAGAAGGAGCTGTTAATATATGGAAAATTCCTGAACTTTCTCCAGCTCAACTATCAGTTATAAAAGAAAACGattctcataaaaaattaattg gtCTTTCTCCATTTATGTGTACAAGTTTATCTAAGGCATGGGAATCGATGAAACCCAATCCTGTTGGAATTCTCAACCAATtg gacTGTGAAAATGTTCCAAATATAAAGTTAACTGCTAGTATATACTTAGCAGGCCAAAGTCGTCTAGTCATTGGTCGTCAAGATGGTTCTATCGTTATCATTCCAGCAACGCAAACAGTAATGTTGCAATTATTACATGGAAATCATCAACATTACAAAG atTGGCCACCACATCAGATTTTACTGGGTCATAATGGTCGAGTCAATTGTTTGCTCTATCCACATCATATGCATCCGAGATATGATAAGTCTCATTTATTATCTGGAGGTGTAGACTTTGCTATTTGTTTGTGGGACTTATATGCTGGAACATTGTTACACAGATTTTGTGTTCATGCTGGGGAAATAACACAACTTCTAGTCCCACCAAATACATGTGCTAAT CCTAGGATATTGAAATGCATTTGCTCAGTTGCAAGCGATCATTCCGTTACTTTGTTGAGTTTGTCTGAACGTAAATGTGTGGTGTTAGCATCCAGACACTTATTTCCTGTTGTTACGATTAAATGGCGTCCTTTAGATGATTTTATGATTGTTGGTTGTTCTGATGCCACTGTTTATGTTTGGCAAATGGAGACTG GTCACTTGGATAGAGTATTACATGGAATTAGTGGGGAACAAGTTTTATATGCATGTGATGAAAACACAACCATATCAAGTTCAGTAGATTCAGGTCTAGCTAATCCTGCAGTACATTTCTTCAGAGGATTACGTCATCGTAATATAAGTGCTATTAAACATGCAACacag agAGGAATACATCAATTGCAACAATTGCATCATTCAGCTCATTCTGATGGCACAGATCATAGTAAGACAAGAGCTTACCCATTAATGGTACAGGGACTTCGGACCAACCCTAATGATCCAGAatgtcatatattatgttttgatattgAAGCACTTGTTG tgcaatTGTTAAGTGAGGAGTATGGATTGATGTCACCAAAAACAATGGAAGCACAAGGTTTGATAAATGCAACAGAATTCCAAAAAATAACTGCTCTAACACAGTCTGTATCATCTGatgctcataaaaaaattgCAG ACTTTTTTGGAAAAGTTAAGGACAAAGCCGACAATATGGAACGTATTTTGAAAGAAAAAGATAAACATG GAATTTTACCTAAAAGGAAGGATGGTTCAGAAACTATACTAACAAAACTGCAGTCTGTTATTGATGGTTTTGATAGCAAATCTAATgataaag GATTGAATCTTAGTGGAGTAGTATGTCGTAAAGTATGTGGTGCAAATTTGACGATGGAGATTGCACAATTGTTGATGTCATTACTATATGCATGGGGTTTAGATTTTGAAATAGACAAAATTTGTGAAACTAAACTTGGATTATTACGTCCAATGATTCCTGTATCGTTTGGTGTTATTTCTAAAGGAG gttttatgAGCTTACTGTTACCTACATGGCAAAGTAGTATTGATCTTGAAGATAATTATGTTAAGTCCAGCAATGGGCCGTTGATGGATTTACCACCAGAGATGGTTCGGCTTGAATTACTGACTAGGCTTTTTACCGCAAGAACTCACTGGGAAGTAAGCACTACAGTAACTAGTCAGCATTTACTTGCTATAGTGGCTATAGCCAATACATTAATATCTATGAGTGCTCCATGTTTCCTTGAAAACACATTCTCAAG GCAACAATCTGTGAAAAGTCGTTTAGAGGAAGGAAACGGAGAACAAAGTACTTCGCAGGTTGCTTTTATCAAACAAGGATGGGCGCAACTAAAAACATTACATTGTAAATCGTTACCAGAAAAAGTTGTCAATCATGGTTCAAAAAGTTACAAACGCATTCAAATTGAAATGTTGGCACACCGTTGGCAACATCATTGTTTGGAG GTGCGAACTGCAGCTCAAGAATTGTTGTTGGCTGAATTGGAAAGAATTGGGCCTAAAGGTCGTAAAACATTAGTAGAATTCTGGGTTCAATATTTACCA GAAAATGTTGAATCATCAGCAAACATTCAagatgatgatgacgacgatgaAGAAGAAG ATCTATGTTTAAGAAAACCATCATCTGTAAGTGAATTGCGTCGTAAACAGATGACCGCTGTGATTTTGATGGGTGTGATAGGAGCTGAGTTTGGTCAAGAAGTTAATGCATCAGATAATGTTAGTACATCAAGCCGTTCACAGTCTGGAATATCTATTAGAAGAAAAAGTTCAATTGTGGAAGGTTTTGGgataggaaataataatttatctagacTAACAA gttTGGCTTTAACTCAATTGCTTTTAACACCGTCCTCTACGAAATTGCCTGCTCACATGGCACTACGGAGAGCAGCAGTAGATTTGATTGGCCGTGGTTTTGCTGTATGGGAACCATATTTTGATGTCAGCAAAGTGTTATTAGGAATATTGGAATTATGCTGCGACAATGACAAACTGGTTCctag catGTCTTATGGATTACCATTGACACCTTCTGCTGATTCGTACCGAACTGCTCGCCATGCACTCATATCAATAGCAAATGTCCGTCCAGCTGTGTTCATAACAACTATTGCTAGAGAG gtGGCTCGTTACAATAGCATGCAACAGAATACTCAGGCTATGAATATGGCTATAAGTAATTCAGTTTTGCATAGAGCAAAACCAGAAATTTTATCTATTGTGGAACATTTGATCGAGAAAATGCATGTTGAAATGACAGACTTATTAGTGGAG gTAATGGACATCATACTGCATTGTGTAGATCCAACACAACTAAAAACTCGTCCTCTATCTGAGATATCACCAGCCATAAGTAGATTTAGCCAGGTGACCCATTGTTCAACATCTAGGCGTATAGCTGTGGGTACCAAAAACGGCTCAATCGCGTTATATGAATTAAGATCGTCCAAATGCCAG ACAATTAATGCACATACTGCAGCTATCTGTGCATGTGCATTTTCACCAGACGGTAAATTCCTTGTGTCATACAGTGCAGCAGAGAATAAATTATCCTTCTGGCAAACATCTACTGGTATGTTTGGTTTAGGCAACAGTCAAACCAAGTGCACTAAGTCATATAGCACTCAGAAAAAAGATTCAACACGTGCGAGTCAACTGCGACAAATCAAGTTGCACTGGGCAAGTAACCGCAGTGTTAGATTTTTTTCAGATGGTTTGGAAActacatttgttatttaa
- the LOC132924075 gene encoding WD repeat-containing protein 7 isoform X3 — MAGGTSLVVPIVLWGKTPLTHCISCVYLSPDQRTLVTGCYDGQICLWAVSPETLKMTPRCLLVGHTAPVLCLAHASIIADNAFFVSSSENGEMSTWDIVDGKCREVTKSIYIHTNIQAYRMVGTEDVRLFCNGYYAEVIIMNPFTLEIIFSLSSRVNPDWISALYVLKPHTCKDDVVLGLTTTGTVKVWTLEPRDYGPTDVSVFENESKQIRCLNALTMACCSQHQRTVLIVCSKCWQIYDAGDFSALCTVYAPRGERWLGGEFLAPDRVLIWTDDGKGYLYKLPANSIVENKNFHKQAEDGDIPYLYSLLSVTSNVHLYCSPAIRFYESLQHGKILIRGDSEGAVNIWKIPELSPAQLSVIKENDSHKKLIGLSPFMCTSLSKAWESMKPNPVGILNQLDCENVPNIKLTASIYLAGQSRLVIGRQDGSIVIIPATQTVMLQLLHGNHQHYKDWPPHQILLGHNGRVNCLLYPHHMHPRYDKSHLLSGGVDFAICLWDLYAGTLLHRFCVHAGEITQLLVPPNTCANPRILKCICSVASDHSVTLLSLSERKCVVLASRHLFPVVTIKWRPLDDFMIVGCSDATVYVWQMETGHLDRVLHGISGEQVLYACDENTTISSSVDSGLANPAVHFFRGLRHRNISAIKHATQRGIHQLQQLHHSAHSDGTDHSKTRAYPLMVQGLRTNPNDPECHILCFDIEALVVQLLSEEYGLMSPKTMEAQGLINATEFQKITALTQSVSSDAHKKIAGILPKRKDGSETILTKLQSVIDGFDSKSNDKGLNLSGVVCRKVCGANLTMEIAQLLMSLLYAWGLDFEIDKICETKLGLLRPMIPVSFGVISKGGFMSLLLPTWQSSIDLEDNYVKSSNGPLMDLPPEMVRLELLTRLFTARTHWEVSTTVTSQHLLAIVAIANTLISMSAPCFLENTFSRQQSVKSRLEEGNGEQSTSQVAFIKQGWAQLKTLHCKSLPEKVVNHGSKSYKRIQIEMLAHRWQHHCLEVRTAAQELLLAELERIGPKGRKTLVEFWVQYLPVSNTNGSMKPTAVSSNNLTNLNINENVESSANIQDDDDDDEEEDLCLRKPSSVSELRRKQMTAVILMGVIGAEFGQEVNASDNVSTSSRSQSGISIRRKSSIVEGFGIGNNNLSRLTSLALTQLLLTPSSTKLPAHMALRRAAVDLIGRGFAVWEPYFDVSKVLLGILELCCDNDKLVPSMSYGLPLTPSADSYRTARHALISIANVRPAVFITTIAREVARYNSMQQNTQAMNMAISNSVLHRAKPEILSIVEHLIEKMHVEMTDLLVEVMDIILHCVDPTQLKTRPLSEISPAISRFSQVTHCSTSRRIAVGTKNGSIALYELRSSKCQTINAHTAAICACAFSPDGKFLVSYSAAENKLSFWQTSTGMFGLGNSQTKCTKSYSTQKKDSTRASQLRQIKLHWASNRSVRFFSDGLETTFVI; from the exons ATGGCCGGAGGAACTAGCTTAGTAGTTCCAATAGTTTTATGGGGTAAAACACCATTAACACATTGTATTTCATGTGTTTACTTATCCCCAGATCAGCGAACACTAGTAACTGGATGTTATGATGGGCAAATATGTCTTTGGGCAGTATCCCCAGAAACTTTAAAG atgactCCAAGATGTTTACTAGTTGGTCATACAGCTCCAGTTTTATGCCTAGCACATGCTAGTATTATTGCTGATAATGCATTCTTTGTTAGTTCATCTGAAAATgg TGAAATGAGTACTTGGGATATAGTTGATGGAAAATGTAGAGAAGTTactaaatcaatttatattcatacaaaCATTCAG GCATACCGTATGGTTGGAACAGAAGATGTACGTTTATTCTGCAATGGTTATTATGCTGAGGTCATTATAATGAACCCATTtacattagaaattattttctcTTTATCATCACGTGTCAATCCAGACTGGATAAGTGCTTTATATGTATTGAAACCTCACACGTGTAAag atgATGTGGTTTTGGGATTAACTACAACGGGAACAGTAAAAGTGTGGACTTTAGAGCCAAGAGATTATGGACCTACAGATGTTTCAGTATTTGAAAATGAGAGTAAACAAATTAGATGTCTTAATGCTTTGACTATGGCTTGCTGTTCTCAACATCAAAGAACTGTGTTAATTGTCTGTTCAAAGTGTTGGcag atatatgatGCTGGTGATTTCTCAGCTTTATGTACAGTCTATGCACCTCGAGGAGAACGTTGGTTGGGTGGAGAATTTTTAGCACCTGATCGTGTTCTGATTTGGACAGATGATGGGAAAGGCTATCTATACAAACTGCCcgcaaa tagtatcgttgaaaataaaaattttcataagCAAGCTGAGGATGGTGATATTCCCTATTTGTACAGTTTATTATCTGTAACTTCAAatgtg cACTTATATTGTTCCCCGGCTATTCGTTTTTATGAATCTTTACAACAtggaaaaatattgattagaggTGATTCAGAAGGAGCTGTTAATATATGGAAAATTCCTGAACTTTCTCCAGCTCAACTATCAGTTATAAAAGAAAACGattctcataaaaaattaattg gtCTTTCTCCATTTATGTGTACAAGTTTATCTAAGGCATGGGAATCGATGAAACCCAATCCTGTTGGAATTCTCAACCAATtg gacTGTGAAAATGTTCCAAATATAAAGTTAACTGCTAGTATATACTTAGCAGGCCAAAGTCGTCTAGTCATTGGTCGTCAAGATGGTTCTATCGTTATCATTCCAGCAACGCAAACAGTAATGTTGCAATTATTACATGGAAATCATCAACATTACAAAG atTGGCCACCACATCAGATTTTACTGGGTCATAATGGTCGAGTCAATTGTTTGCTCTATCCACATCATATGCATCCGAGATATGATAAGTCTCATTTATTATCTGGAGGTGTAGACTTTGCTATTTGTTTGTGGGACTTATATGCTGGAACATTGTTACACAGATTTTGTGTTCATGCTGGGGAAATAACACAACTTCTAGTCCCACCAAATACATGTGCTAAT CCTAGGATATTGAAATGCATTTGCTCAGTTGCAAGCGATCATTCCGTTACTTTGTTGAGTTTGTCTGAACGTAAATGTGTGGTGTTAGCATCCAGACACTTATTTCCTGTTGTTACGATTAAATGGCGTCCTTTAGATGATTTTATGATTGTTGGTTGTTCTGATGCCACTGTTTATGTTTGGCAAATGGAGACTG GTCACTTGGATAGAGTATTACATGGAATTAGTGGGGAACAAGTTTTATATGCATGTGATGAAAACACAACCATATCAAGTTCAGTAGATTCAGGTCTAGCTAATCCTGCAGTACATTTCTTCAGAGGATTACGTCATCGTAATATAAGTGCTATTAAACATGCAACacag agAGGAATACATCAATTGCAACAATTGCATCATTCAGCTCATTCTGATGGCACAGATCATAGTAAGACAAGAGCTTACCCATTAATGGTACAGGGACTTCGGACCAACCCTAATGATCCAGAatgtcatatattatgttttgatattgAAGCACTTGTTG tgcaatTGTTAAGTGAGGAGTATGGATTGATGTCACCAAAAACAATGGAAGCACAAGGTTTGATAAATGCAACAGAATTCCAAAAAATAACTGCTCTAACACAGTCTGTATCATCTGatgctcataaaaaaattgCAG GAATTTTACCTAAAAGGAAGGATGGTTCAGAAACTATACTAACAAAACTGCAGTCTGTTATTGATGGTTTTGATAGCAAATCTAATgataaag GATTGAATCTTAGTGGAGTAGTATGTCGTAAAGTATGTGGTGCAAATTTGACGATGGAGATTGCACAATTGTTGATGTCATTACTATATGCATGGGGTTTAGATTTTGAAATAGACAAAATTTGTGAAACTAAACTTGGATTATTACGTCCAATGATTCCTGTATCGTTTGGTGTTATTTCTAAAGGAG gttttatgAGCTTACTGTTACCTACATGGCAAAGTAGTATTGATCTTGAAGATAATTATGTTAAGTCCAGCAATGGGCCGTTGATGGATTTACCACCAGAGATGGTTCGGCTTGAATTACTGACTAGGCTTTTTACCGCAAGAACTCACTGGGAAGTAAGCACTACAGTAACTAGTCAGCATTTACTTGCTATAGTGGCTATAGCCAATACATTAATATCTATGAGTGCTCCATGTTTCCTTGAAAACACATTCTCAAG GCAACAATCTGTGAAAAGTCGTTTAGAGGAAGGAAACGGAGAACAAAGTACTTCGCAGGTTGCTTTTATCAAACAAGGATGGGCGCAACTAAAAACATTACATTGTAAATCGTTACCAGAAAAAGTTGTCAATCATGGTTCAAAAAGTTACAAACGCATTCAAATTGAAATGTTGGCACACCGTTGGCAACATCATTGTTTGGAG GTGCGAACTGCAGCTCAAGAATTGTTGTTGGCTGAATTGGAAAGAATTGGGCCTAAAGGTCGTAAAACATTAGTAGAATTCTGGGTTCAATATTTACCAGTAAGCAACACAAATGGTAGCATGAAACCTACTGCAGTTAGCTCTAACAATTTAACCAATCTAAACATTAAT GAAAATGTTGAATCATCAGCAAACATTCAagatgatgatgacgacgatgaAGAAGAAG ATCTATGTTTAAGAAAACCATCATCTGTAAGTGAATTGCGTCGTAAACAGATGACCGCTGTGATTTTGATGGGTGTGATAGGAGCTGAGTTTGGTCAAGAAGTTAATGCATCAGATAATGTTAGTACATCAAGCCGTTCACAGTCTGGAATATCTATTAGAAGAAAAAGTTCAATTGTGGAAGGTTTTGGgataggaaataataatttatctagacTAACAA gttTGGCTTTAACTCAATTGCTTTTAACACCGTCCTCTACGAAATTGCCTGCTCACATGGCACTACGGAGAGCAGCAGTAGATTTGATTGGCCGTGGTTTTGCTGTATGGGAACCATATTTTGATGTCAGCAAAGTGTTATTAGGAATATTGGAATTATGCTGCGACAATGACAAACTGGTTCctag catGTCTTATGGATTACCATTGACACCTTCTGCTGATTCGTACCGAACTGCTCGCCATGCACTCATATCAATAGCAAATGTCCGTCCAGCTGTGTTCATAACAACTATTGCTAGAGAG gtGGCTCGTTACAATAGCATGCAACAGAATACTCAGGCTATGAATATGGCTATAAGTAATTCAGTTTTGCATAGAGCAAAACCAGAAATTTTATCTATTGTGGAACATTTGATCGAGAAAATGCATGTTGAAATGACAGACTTATTAGTGGAG gTAATGGACATCATACTGCATTGTGTAGATCCAACACAACTAAAAACTCGTCCTCTATCTGAGATATCACCAGCCATAAGTAGATTTAGCCAGGTGACCCATTGTTCAACATCTAGGCGTATAGCTGTGGGTACCAAAAACGGCTCAATCGCGTTATATGAATTAAGATCGTCCAAATGCCAG ACAATTAATGCACATACTGCAGCTATCTGTGCATGTGCATTTTCACCAGACGGTAAATTCCTTGTGTCATACAGTGCAGCAGAGAATAAATTATCCTTCTGGCAAACATCTACTGGTATGTTTGGTTTAGGCAACAGTCAAACCAAGTGCACTAAGTCATATAGCACTCAGAAAAAAGATTCAACACGTGCGAGTCAACTGCGACAAATCAAGTTGCACTGGGCAAGTAACCGCAGTGTTAGATTTTTTTCAGATGGTTTGGAAActacatttgttatttaa